In the Oncorhynchus nerka isolate Pitt River linkage group LG2, Oner_Uvic_2.0, whole genome shotgun sequence genome, one interval contains:
- the LOC115145574 gene encoding probable G-protein coupled receptor 173 produces MANTSEFGESNPSLQNYAITASAVKLASLGLIICMSLVGNVALSLLVLKDSSLQKAPYYFLLDLCLADIIRSTVCFPFVMISINNGSTWTYSIISCKIIAFMSVLFCFHVAFLLFCVSVTRYMAIAHHRFYSKRMTLWTCVAVICMVWTLSVAMAFPPVFDVGTYKFIHEEEQCIFEHRYVKANDTLGFMLMLAVIVGTTHVVYIKMLCFVYDHRKMKPAQLVPAISQNWTFHGPGATGQAAANWIAGFGRGPTPPTLVGIRQASHNGNRRLLVLDEFKMEKRIGKMYYMITLAFLLFWAPYIVACYLRVFVKGGTIPQVYLTAAVWMTFIQAGANPIICFIFNKELRIRLRACFPCCLSTQTPMSMEPYCVI; encoded by the coding sequence ATGGCAAATACAAGCGAGTTTGGGGAAAGCAATCCTTCACTACAGAATTATGCTATCACCGCCTCTGCGGTGAAACTGGCCTCGCTCGGTCTGATCATTTGCATGAGCCTTGTAGGGAATGTGGCGCTGTCCCTGCTGGTGCTGAAAGACAGCTCCCTTCAAAAGGCTCCGTATTATTTTCTACTTGATCTGTGCTTGGCAGATATAATACGGTCTACCGTGTGTTTCCCCTTTGTGATGATATCAATCAATAACGGTTCCACCTGGACATACAGCATTATAAGTTGTAAGATTATTGCTTTCATGTCAGTCCTTTTTTGTTTCCATGTAGCGTTTCTGCTCTTCTGCGTCAGTGTAACCAGATACATGGCGATAGCACACCACAGGTTTTATTCCAAACGAATGACATTATGGACATGTGTGGCAGTGATTTGCATGGTCTGGACCCTCTCTGTCGCTATGGCTTTCCCCCCTGTATTCGACGTTGGCACCTACAAATTCATCCATGAGGAGGAACAATGCATTTTCGAGCACCGATACGTGAAAGCCAACGATACCCTGGGCTTCATGCTGATGCTGGCTGTCATCGTGGGAACAACACACGTTGTTTACATAAAGATGCTGTGTTTCGTTTATGACCACCGCAAGATGAAACCCGCTCAGCTGGTCCCAGCTATAAGCCAAAACTGGACTTTCCACGGGCCAGGTGCAACTGGGCAGGCAGCTGCCAATTGGATTGCAGGATTTGGACGTGGCCCCACCCCACCAACATTAGTGGGCATCAGGCAAGCCTCGCATAATGGAAACAGGCGGCTGCTTGTCTTGGATGAATTTAAAATGGAGAAACGCATAGGGAAAATGTATTACATGATAACTCTGGCGTTTCTTCTCTTCTGGGCCCCGTACATTGTTGCTTGCTACCTTCGAGTTTTTGTCAAGGGAGGCACCATTCCACAGGTCTACCTGACTGCGGCGGTGTGGATGACGTTCATTCAGGCGGGGGCGAATCCCATTATTTGTTTCATATTCAACAAGGAGCTGAGGATCCGTCTCAGAGCTTGTTTCCCGTGTTGTCTCAGCACACAGACGC